Proteins encoded by one window of Haematobia irritans isolate KBUSLIRL chromosome 2, ASM5000362v1, whole genome shotgun sequence:
- the LOC142227002 gene encoding uncharacterized protein LOC142227002 produces the protein MFHFITFVIAFSLVYVVNSGQLYKINSGNEYFLETGQKYSWYEANRECHQLNMKLISIDDEVKQQKLEELYNYTAISAESAPRIWTSGNSLADGYTYKWRSTGQQLTSKNWGVGEPNKYDEHCIAVKTETVAWFDAICGRKFGYVCENTNGVSTDNSTNIHDMVKYLEGEMEENYWNVKINNKTYYEEMDKIKEQLEMKTSENELLKLDMEILKKSHIEQNKNFEDRLQILRNSIGLTQNHTEKILHSHNHSYEQQIQAVNNQLEFLTSSLNKKIDLMKREHDRLKGLFDESIVKLENHYNNLSTTIKLENAMQEKRIDDELNTLSGLIKINENGTEFQVDSLKNLYKTAYDHVFEQFKNITTRIENDYKQILSYINDEKLRKPKAIENKFFELSKNVPQNDKQPTHLEGKTKFQSYNIYFFR, from the exons ATGTTTCACTTCATTACATTTGTGATAGCATTTTCCCTGGTTTATGTTGTAAATTCGGGCCAACTGTATAAAATCAATAGtggaaatgaatattttttggaaacaGGACAAAAG TACTCTTGGTATGAAGCTAACAGAGAATGCCATCAACTAAATATGAAGTTAATCTCCATAGACGATGAGGTGAAACAACAGAAATTGGAGGAACTTTACAATTACACTGCAA TCTCAGCTGAATCGGCTCCCAGAATATGGACATCGGGAAATAGTCTGGCAGATGGTTATACCTATAAATGGCGTTCAACTGGCCAACAGCTTACCTCTAAAAATTGGGGAGTTGGAGAACCAAACAAATACGACGAACACTGTATTGCTGTGAAAACTGAGACTGTAGCATGGTTTGATGCCATTTGCGGTAGAAAGTTTGGATATGTTTGTGAAAACACCAATGGAGTTTCCACCGACAATTCAACTAACATACATGATATGGTCAAATATTTAGAAGGTGAAATGGAAGAAAACTATTGGAAtgtgaaaataaacaacaaaacataTTATGAAGAAATGGATAAGATCAAAGAACAATTAGAAATGAAAACATCAGAGAATGAACTACTAAAACTAgatatggaaattttaaaaaaatcccacatagaacaaaataaaaactttgaagaTAGACTTCAAATCTTAAGGAATTCAATAGGACTTACACAAAATCATACAGAAAAAATTCTACATTCCCATAATCACTCCTATGAGCAACAAATTCAAGCGGTTAATAATCAATTGGAATTTTTAACTTCATCACTAAATAAGAAAATCGATCTAATGAAAAGGGAACATGATAGATTAAAAGGACTCTTTGACGAATCTATTGTAAAACTAGAAAATCACTACAACAATCTgagtacaacaataaaattggaAAATGCAATGCAAGAGAAACGGATTGATGACGAACTAAACACATTGAGTGGATTGATTAAAATCAATGAGAATGGAACGGAATTTCAAGTGGACTCATTGAAGAATTTATATAAAACAGCCTATGATCATGTCTTTgagcaatttaaaaatataacgaCACGCATTGAAAATGATTATAAACAAATTCTTTCATATATCAATGATGAAAAATTACGAAAACCAAAagcaatagaaaataaatttttcgaacTAAGCAAAAATGTTCCACAAAACGATAAACAACCAACCCATCTGGAAGgtaaaactaaatttcaaagctataatatatatttctttcgatga